Genomic window (Arcobacter aquimarinus):
ACATTTTGCACAAGAGTTATTATTATTTGAGAAAAATATCGATTTTCCCAAATCCTCAAGTGGAGTCAAATCATATTCACCCTTTAAATGTCTATCATATTTTGAATCAAAAGGAGAGAACTCATCACTTCTTTCAAAAGATGCAATTGCTTTTGTCATAGCCTCGTAAGCTACTTCTTCATTTTGAAAAATATCTTTTCCGTATATTTTCTGAAAACTTTCAATATATAAACTATTTTCTTTTAATCTTTCTACTACTTCTTTTTTATCTTTCATCCCCATCTCTATTGGATTCAATGGAGGTCCACCAGCTTGTTCTTCTAATGTTGCTGCTCTTCCATCCCAAAACTGTCCTCCAATATACTTTTGTTTTTTCTCATCAAAATGAAAAGAAGGAGAAAATTTTGCATAAGATGCAGTTGGAGCTTGTCTATCTCCCAATGACTTCTCATCATCTCCTAGTGATGCCATTTTTGAAACACCATTTTCTCTTTCATCTACAAATCCTGTGTTTGGATTGTGACAAGTTGCACAACTTTGAGTTCTATTTTTAGATAAATTTTTATCAAAAAATAGAATCTGCCCTAACTCTTGCTCTTTTAAAATATCATTTGCATTTAAACTACTACTTAAAAATGCTAATAATATTGGTGTTAAAAGTTTTAAATTTCTCAAAATAATTTCTCCCTTTTTTTGCTAAATTAATAAATGGTCTTAATATCAAATCTTTTAATGAAACATAATCATTCATTTGCTCTTTTCTTAATCCAAATTTCAAAATTTTCACATCTTTTGATAAACAAAGTGTTCCAAATAATCTATCCCAAATAGAAATATATCCTCCATAATTCCTATTGAAATGTTTTTTATCATGATGAATCTGGTGCTGTTTTGGAGACATTAACCATTTTTCAATATATCTTCCATATGAAAAAGGCACATGAGAATGTCTAAGATTAGAACCAAACAATGAAAAAATAAATAAAAATATATTTACTCCTAAAACCATATAAATATCTATTTTTGCACCAAAAAAATAGATAAAAACACCTGTTACAAAACCAATACTTAAAGAGTATCTCAAACCGAATAAAAAATTTTCTACTGGATGAACTCTATAAAAAGTAATTGGTGTTAAAACTTTTGCACTGTGATGCACTTTATGAAACTCCCATAAAAATGGAATAGTATGTAAAAATCTATGAAGCCAATATCGTGTAAAATCGCTTACTACAAAAATTGATATTGTATAAAGTAAAATAATTGTTCCATATGAAAAAAAACTATTTTCATAATAATCAAACTGCTCATACAAAAATCTATTTACATATAAAGCTATAGTTTTTGCACCAATAATATAAGGAATTAATAAAAATATATTTATAAAATACGATAAAAAAAAGTAGTAATAATCCAATTTTGCACTTGGATGTAACCATAATTTTGATGATGTAATTACTCTACTATTTTTTTTACTTATATAAAAATATATAAATGCTAAAATTATTGAACTAAGTATATAAACCCAAAATAATCTCTTATTTGGGTTTATTAAATACTCAAATGCAAACAACTCATTCAATTATTAATCTCCATCTGCATCAAGAATTTTCCCTGTTATACTTAACTGTTGTATTAACGAAACATAATAAGCATTATGTAATTCATTTGCTAAAGTAAATAATTTATTTGCTTTTGTAAAGTCATCTTTAGGAAGAGTTTTTAACTCATTTTGCATTTCATTTATCTTATCAATTACCACTAAAAGCTCAATTGCAGCTCCTTTATCCAAAGCATAAGAAGCAAAATCATAATATTTGTGTTTTTTAACTATCTCATTATGCGCTTCTAAAATAGCTTCTATAGCAGCAAAAGAATTTTGACTTAAAAAATACTCTGCTCTATCATTTTTTGCATCGTTTTTAAATTTTGCAGAATTTCCACTTGCATTTCCAATTCTCCACTCTTTTAATCTATAAGAACTAGCAATCAAACCATTTATAACTAAAGCTGTTTCAAATTTTTCATCTTTATTTGGTTTTTCTAAATAGCCTTTATAAACACTATTAATATCTTCTAAATGCGAAATAATAGAATCTAAAATAACTATACTTAACTCTTTTTCTCTTTTTGAAATTTCTTTATCATTAAATAAAACATACTCTAAAGCATTTATAGTTTTATAAGAATTCTTAAAAAGTGCTGTTTTAACCTCATCGTTTGATTCAATTACTCTTTTCATTTGAGAACTTAAGTCCTCTTTTAAATTATTAAAAACATCTATATATCTTGGCGTATCTAAAAAATCTTCATCTAAATCACCAGCAAAATATAAAGCTTCTACTTTTTTCCAAGATTTCAAGAAATTTGTAAAATTCTCTTCATTCAACTCTTTTTGTAAAACTTTTGCATTATCTATACTATTTTGAACATTGATAATAGATACATTTTTCAAAATATTTAAAAACAATCTATCTTCTGCAAACAAAAATGTTGTACAAAATAAAACTAAAAACAAAATCTTTTTCATCATTATAATTCCT
Coding sequences:
- a CDS encoding cytochrome-c peroxidase; protein product: MRNLKLLTPILLAFLSSSLNANDILKEQELGQILFFDKNLSKNRTQSCATCHNPNTGFVDERENGVSKMASLGDDEKSLGDRQAPTASYAKFSPSFHFDEKKQKYIGGQFWDGRAATLEEQAGGPPLNPIEMGMKDKKEVVERLKENSLYIESFQKIYGKDIFQNEEVAYEAMTKAIASFERSDEFSPFDSKYDRHLKGEYDLTPLEDLGKSIFFSNNNNSCAKCHVLKGEDKKGETFTNYEYHNIGTPANHSLREKNGVKTIDEGLLANPNVTDESQKGKYKVPTLRNVAVTAPYMHNGVFADLKTVVEFYDKYSNKERTINPETKKVWDEPEVKENISLEELRTKALNDRKVEALVAFMKLLTDKKYEHLLEK
- a CDS encoding sterol desaturase family protein; amino-acid sequence: MNELFAFEYLINPNKRLFWVYILSSIILAFIYFYISKKNSRVITSSKLWLHPSAKLDYYYFFLSYFINIFLLIPYIIGAKTIALYVNRFLYEQFDYYENSFFSYGTIILLYTISIFVVSDFTRYWLHRFLHTIPFLWEFHKVHHSAKVLTPITFYRVHPVENFLFGLRYSLSIGFVTGVFIYFFGAKIDIYMVLGVNIFLFIFSLFGSNLRHSHVPFSYGRYIEKWLMSPKQHQIHHDKKHFNRNYGGYISIWDRLFGTLCLSKDVKILKFGLRKEQMNDYVSLKDLILRPFINLAKKGRNYFEKFKTFNTNIISIFK
- a CDS encoding imelysin family protein, yielding MMKKILFLVLFCTTFLFAEDRLFLNILKNVSIINVQNSIDNAKVLQKELNEENFTNFLKSWKKVEALYFAGDLDEDFLDTPRYIDVFNNLKEDLSSQMKRVIESNDEVKTALFKNSYKTINALEYVLFNDKEISKREKELSIVILDSIISHLEDINSVYKGYLEKPNKDEKFETALVINGLIASSYRLKEWRIGNASGNSAKFKNDAKNDRAEYFLSQNSFAAIEAILEAHNEIVKKHKYYDFASYALDKGAAIELLVVIDKINEMQNELKTLPKDDFTKANKLFTLANELHNAYYVSLIQQLSITGKILDADGD